The genomic window TTCACGCGGTGCCGGGGCGGATGCTTTGACCGGAGCGGGATTTGCGGCAGCCTTGGGCGCTGCAACAGGTGCAGGCTCAGCGCTGGCGAGTTGTTCCACCTCGGCAACCGTGTCCGCAAAGGCTGGGAAGTTGGCAAGCGCAAGGTGTTGCGGTTGGCCTGCATCGTTCACAGGCTTAAGGCCAAGCAGGGTTGAAACGCGCAGCATATGATCTTCTGGACGCGCGCTTGCAGCCCAATCGGAAAGGCGCGCATCAAGCTGATCGGCGGGCACATCTTCTGCGGCCATCACGCGCGCTGCACGCCAATTGCCAGCAAGCGCATAGGCATAGGCAAGGTTTTGACGCGACTTTGGCGAAGTGCTGCCTTCGCGAATGCTCTCGATGAGGATTTGAACGCCTCGCTCGGCTTCACCTGCAAGCGCAAGTGCAAGGCCAAGGTCAGCGCGCGGGACACTGTTCTGGCGCGCTTGAAGTTCGCGTACGGCCGCCGCGTTGTCGCCGATCGCCGTTTTGGCAAGCGCATAGCTTAAGACAGTGCGACCGCGACTGTCGCCAAGTTCCATCGCATCGCCAAATGCGGTTGCTGCCGATGCAAAGCGACCAGCTTCAAGATAGGCGCTGCCGAGGATGGCGCGGTATTCAGGGTCACGTGGGGAGGCGAGCACGGCGGCTTCTGCGTGCGATACGGCCTTGTCCACATTGCCTTTCGCCAAAGCGTTTTCGGCCTTGGTGAACGAAACCTGCGCAGGCGGTGCGGAAGACGCACAGCTGGCAAGCGCAAGGCTCGCAAGCGCAGAGCCCATGATCAGCCCCAATTTGGGACCGCTGGTGCGTGATGAATGACGAGCCATTTTCGTTTCCCCTAGTGGTTTGATTTTCTTCAGTGTCTTCGTCGGTTGAATGAATGTCATGGTCAGCCCTTCCTGACCGCTTTGGGCCTCATGCGCCGGGCAAGGGCATCGAGATCGGCAATTTCGCCGAGCATCTGGTCAAGCGCCTCAGTCACCAGCACTTGCGCGCTTTTGCCCTTCATCGTGGCAGCAAGGCGCAGTTTGAGGTGACGGTCCGGGTCAAGGCGCAAGGTGAAAGCGGCGCGGCGTTCAGGCTTGCTGGCTTTGGCGGCTGCTTTCCTTTGACCTTTGGATTTTTTCTTGGCGCTGCGCTTCGGCTTGCTCGCGCTCGCCTCATCTGCATCGCTTCCCTCTCCCATGTCGTTCCAGCCCAGATCTTCAAGCTGGTCTTCATTGGCGGACATCATACCGGGATAGGGCACAACTTGCGGGCGCATGGCAGGCTTTGCCCCGCCCTTGCGAGCGAGCAGAGTGGGTCCAAGCGAGGCGAAGCTGGCGTCGGACATAGCGCTCGCGGCCGCCTTTACTGCGCCACGCGGCGGCCAAAGCCACCAGCTGGACGTTGGACGCCATTGGGCTGGACCTGTGGACCAGCACCGGGTGAGGCAAAGACCGTGCGGCGGAAGTTCTTTTCCAGACGGTCCGAAATGTATTTCCAAAGCGCAGTGATCTCAGCAGAGCTGCGACCATCAGGCTCGACTTCCATCACCGTGCGGCCATCAATCATGGAGGCGGCAAAATCGGTGCGGTGGTGAAGGGTGATCGGAGCAACGGTGCCGTGCTGTGACAGGGCAACAGCAGCTTCGGATGTGATCTTCGCCTTAGGCGTTGCGGCATTGACGACAAACACCAGCGGCTTGCCAGCGCGCTCGCACAGGTCGACCGTCGCGCCCACAGCGCGCAGATCGTGCGGGCTGGGCCGGGTAGGTACAACGATCAGTTCTGCGACAGAGATCACCGACTGGATCGCCATGGTGATAGCGGGCGGTGTATCGATGACCGCGAGTTTGAACCCTTGCTGGCGCAAAATGGCCAGATCGTTGGCGAGACGCGAAACGGTGGTTTGGGCAAAGGCGGGATATTCCGCCTCGCGTTCATTCCACCAGTCGGCAAGCGAGCCTTGTGGGTCAATATCGATCAGCACGACCGGACCTGCGCCTGCGCGCTGAGCCTGGACGGCCAGATGCCCGGACAAGGTTGTCTTGCCTGATCCGCCTTTCTGCGATGCCAATGCGAGTACGCGCAAAACCGGTCCCCCTGGAATTTCGTGACCATGTGTGAGCCGCACAATTGCGGCCTTTCCAAAGAGGGAAATCGCAGACTACCCCTAATTTTGGGTTAATGCGTTATGCTCTCGTTTTGGCGGTGTTCACCATCGCGCGCTGCTGCTGTGCCTTTCCGGGTGCGAGCGGCAGGGGTTTACTCGGCTCATATCAACGAAATGCTAACCATTATAAGGCTAGGGATTGCACCATATCTCGCGCGCGAAACCAGTTATTTGCGCGGCTAACCAATTGGTGAAACTGTCAAAGGGCATAAGGCACAATGGCTCATTTTAATCACACAGGACCGACCCGGCTTCGCATTTTTGCAGGCGCGAGCGCTCTTGCAGCTGCTGTCATCGCAGTGCCTGCTGCTGCCGATGTCAAACAAGGGGTCGATGCGTGGTCGGCTGGCAATTACACTCAGGCGGTGAGCGAATGGCAATTGCCCGCCGAAAATGGTGATGCCGATGCTTTGTTTAACCTTGCGCAGGCCTATCGCCTTGGCCGCGGTGTTCCTGCCGACATCAACCGTGCTCGTGCCCTGTATGAGCAAGCCGCACAGCGCGGCCATGTGAAGGCAGCGGATAATTTCGGCCTTTTGCTGTTTCAGCAAGGCGAGCAGGCAAAGGCCATGCCCTTGATCAAGGACGCATCAGATCGCGGCGACCCGCGCGCGCAATATGTACTGGGCCTGGCGCATTTCAACGCAGACTATGCGGACAAGGACTGGGTGCGCGCTTATGCGCTTTTGACTCTGGCGAATGGCAAAGGTTTGCCTCAGGCCGCCACCGCGCTTCAACAAATGGACCAATATGTGCCCATGGCGCAGCGCCAGCAGGCGCAATCGCTTGCGCGCCAGCTCGAACAAGAAGCAGCCCAGCGTCGCAGCGCGGAACTGGCAGCGATTGATCTGGGGCAACCAGCGCCAGCCACGCCATCTTCCATTCCGGCGGTGGCATCCGCACGAGCATCCGCACCAGCACCCACACCGCAACCCGTCTTTGTTGAGCAAGCCCCTCAACGCGCTGCGCCTGCTCAAGCCTCCTACACTCCGGCTCCCGCTCCGCTTCCTGCACCCGCATCGTCAACGCCTTCAGCGACGCGCACGGGGAAATGGCGCGTGCAATTGGGGGCCTTTGGCGTATCGAGCAACGCAGACCGCCTGTGGGCTAAGCTGCAATCGAACCCGGCGCTTTCCGGTACTAGCAAAGCGCTTGTCCCCGGCGGCAATGTGACCCGTCTGCAAGCGGTGGGTTTCTACAGCCGCGCCGAGGCACAGCGCGCCTGTGACGCTCTCAAGCGCCAAGGCCAAGGATGCCTCGTAAAGCAGCCGTAACCCTTTTCACCCTCTCTCCCCCTTCCCCTGAGCCGCAGCGCTGCTAGTTTCGCGCTGCATTAAAGGCTCAGGGGAATTTTATGTCATCGGCGCAAGGGCCATCAGCGGGACCAGTAACCGCCAAAGACCGGATCGAAACGCTCGATTTTGTGCGCGGGATTGCCGTGATGGGCATTCTTGTGGCGAATATCGTCGCCTTTGGTCAGCCGTTTAGCGCCTATACCTATCCCAGCGCATGGATTGGCGGATCCGGTGATCCGGACGGCTGGTTATGGATTGCGCAATTCGTTCTCATTGATGGCAAGATGCGCGTGCTCTTCACTCTCTTGTTCGGTGCGGGCGTCTATCTGTTTATGGAGCGCGCTTGGGGGCGAGGGCAGACGCGCTGGCTTCAGGCGTGGCGATTGCTTATCCTGCTTGCCATTGGCCTTATTCATTTCTTCTTCCTGTGGCAGGGCGATATTCTGGCTCTTTATGGGATGTGCGGGCTGGGAGTGCTTCCTTTGCTCAAATTGTCACTCAAACGCATGATGGGCATTGGCGTGACCGCCTATGTTGTCGGCGCGCTTATTCTGGGCGCGATCATGGCGCCGCTTGGCTTTATGGCGGATAGCCCGGCGAGAGGCGAGGCCGGCATGGTGGAGTTCCAAGACGCGCTGGCCACGGGTAAGGCGCAAACGCTTGAAAAAGATGCAGCGCTAAGCAAGCTCAAGCTTGAGGGAAGCTATGGCGAAATCGTCGCGCACAAGCTTTCTGAAAACACCTTTGATCCCTTCATCAATGCGTGGCTCATCGTCTTTGAGTGCATTCCGATGATGCTGATCGGGATGGCGCTGTATCGGATGGGATTTTTCAGCGGCGGCGTGCCACCAAGCGACCTTAAGAAATGGGGCTGGATTGGATTGCTCATTGGCGCCTTGGGTAATCTCGCCATCGCTTTATATGTGCAAGGCGCAGGCTTTAGCTATTACAGCACGATTTCGGCGTTCTTTGGCCTCTCACCATTTCCGCGCGCGATCATGGCGCTTGGCATTGCCGCGCTTTTGGTTGCCTATTCACCAGCATGGAGCGGCTGGCTTGCTGTCCGGATAAGGGCAGCGGGGCGCGCGGCTTTTACCAATTACCTTGGCACATCGGTGGTAATGGTATTCCTGATGCACGGCTGGGCACTTGGTCTTTATGGCGAGCTTTCTAGGCCTGAGCTTTATCTTGTCGTGCTGGCCTGCTGGGCGGTGATGCTCGCCTGGTCAAAGCCTTGGCTCGAACGCTATCGTTATGGCCCGCTGGAGTGGCTGTGGCGATGCCTGACCTATCGGCAGGTTTTCCCGCTCAAGCGATAAACCAAGGTGATTCGTCTTGGGATTGCGGGAGCGCCTTTGGAAAAAGCCCCCGTCCACGCACAAATAAGCTTGCTATTGCGATTAATTCGCATATCTAGGTGTTGCAAACGCTTCGCAGGAGTGATTCTTGCGCGGCAGAGAGGGCCTTATGTACACTTGCATCTGCAACGCCATTCGCGAAACCGACCTTCGGGCCGCCGCCGTTCAATCGGGTGGCGATGCGGAAACGGTCTATGCGACGCTTGGAAAGCGCCCGAATTGCGGACAGTGCCTTGAGAAGGCTCAAAAATTGATCGAGGAAGAGCGCGCGCTTATCGCCAGTCTCGATCCGCAAGCCAAGCGCTGCAAAGAAGTCGCATTATAAGGCGCGCAGCCGCAATTGCGAGCCGCTCTCAAGCAACTGATTCCAAATGCAATTTTTCACCCTTCCCCTTGCTAGAGGGCAGGGCGAGCCTCTATATATGGTCCTATAAAGGGTCAGGCATTGATCTGGCTCAAACCCCGTAGGCCAACGCATAATAGAGGATACAATCCTATGAAGGGCGATCCCAAAGTCATCGAATTCCTGAACAAGGCGCTCACCAATGAGCTGACCGCGATCAATCAATACTGGCTGCACTACCGCGTGCTTGCCGATTGGGGCGTCACCAAACTGGCTGAATATGAACGGCACGAGAGCATCGAAGAGATGCAGCACGCCGACCGCCTCGCCGAACGCATCCTGTTTCTCAACGGCCTTCCCAACTTTCAGGCGATCCACAATCTGAAGGTTGGCGAGGATGTGAAGGAAATTCTCGAAGCTGACCTTGCGCTCGAGATGGAGGCCATCCCGCTCCTTCGCGACGCGGCGGAATATGCCAAGAGCGTGCGTGACTACACCTCGGAGCAGATATTCGAAGACATTCTTGCCAACGAAGAAGAACACGTCGATTTTCTGGAAACCCAATTCGATATGATCGAGAAAATGGGCATCCAGAATTACGTCCAGTTGCAAAGCCACCCCGCGGGAGAGGGCGAAACAAAAGCCGGGACGAATTAAAGGCGTTCAAGTTTACCAGAAGGGCGGGGCGGCAATGTCCCCGCCTTTTTTGCGCCCACAGGGGTCGTTAGGGTCGCGCGTCTATCTTCGGCCCGTCTGCTGCAAGCAGCGTTTCGCGGAAGAAATAGATCAACCCTGTGATCAAAAGCGCCACCGTCACTACCCATAAAACCGCGACAACCGTCCCGATCCTGGGCTCGATATAGGCCGAGACAAACAGGATCGCGATGACGAAGCTGATGACCACGGCTGCAGCGGTCGAGAATTTGATCGCCACGCGCACCAGACGGCGGCGTTTGCGCAGCCATTCGACTTCGCTCGCGTGAGCGATGTCATCGTTGTCCTTGTCGCTATCGGCAAGGCGTTCAATCCGCCCCGCGATCCAGATGATGCGCGCCATCATCACATTCATAATGCTGCCAATGCCAACCAGAAGGAAAGCGGGCGCCAAGCTAAGCTCGACGGCGCGAAGGACGCGCGGTGTGTCCGCTGTCCGGGCGAGGATTTCGCTGGCAACGCTGGCGGTGAGAAGCTCGAACATCATGATTTCTTATTGCCGCTGGAGTAGTTTCCGCCTCCACCGCGATTGGCATTGTAGGGGTTCTTAGGGCTTTTGAGCGTCACACGCACCGGTACGGCTTCAAAGCCCAGCTTAGAGCGGATGCCGTTGATCAAATAACGCTCATAACTCTTGGGAAGGTCATCAAGGCGGCTCCCGAAGACCACAAAGCGGGGAGGGCGGGTGCCAGCCTGCGTGATGTAGCGCAGTTTGATCCGGCGGCCACCGGGCGCAGGCGGCGGATTGGCGGCGAGCGCATCGTCGAACCAACGGTTGAGCGCCGCAGTGGGCACGCGCTTCGACCAGCTATCGCGCAAGGTAAACGCCGCACCAAGCATCGTATCGAGCCCTTTGCCGGTCTTGGCGCTCACTGAGAACACCGGAAGGCCGCGAACCTGTGCCAGACCATCGTGCAGCGCGGCTTTGATCCCGTTAAAGAGCGATGAGGCGTTTTCGGCCACATCCCATTTGTTGATCGCAACCATAAGCGCGCGGCCCTCTTCCAGAGCAAGCGCCGCGATTTTGAGGTCTTGGTGTTCAAGCCCCTGTGTCGCATCAAGCAGCAGCACGACCACCTCGGCAAAGTCCACCGCGCGCCGGGCGTCTGCGACAGATAGCTTTTCCAGCTTTTCCGTCACATTGCGTTTTTTACGCATCCCTGCGGTGTCTATGAGGCGAATTTCGCGCGTGTCGCCTGTTTTCGGGTCAGTCCATTCCCAATCGATGGCGATGGAATCGCGGGTGATCCCGGCTTCTGGCCCTGTCAAAAGCCGATCTTCGCCCAGTAGGCGGTTGATCAGTGTCGATTTGCCAGCATTGGGGCGACCTACGATGGCGAGCTTCAATGGCCCAAGCGGCGCATTTTCTTCGTCCTCGTATTCTTCATCGCGCGGCGCATTGGCTGCGGCTTCTGCTGCGTCGGCCTTCTCGCCAATGATAGGCCAGAGCCCGCCGAAAAGATCGGCAATCCCTTCGCCATGTTCAGCTGAGACGGCGACAGGCTCGCCAAAGCCGAGTTCATAGCTTTCCAAAACGCCCGCTTCGCCCGATTTGCCTTCGGCCTTATTGGCGACCAGTACGATCGGCACGTCATGTTCGCGAAGGTAGCGCGCAATTTCATTGTCGAGTGGGGTCAGGCCTGCGCGCGCGTCCACTACGAACATCGCCGCATCTGCACCCTCAAGGCTCGCCTCGGTTTGTTTGCGCATCCGGCCGGGCAGCGAAAGCTCGTCCTCATCCTCCCATCCGGCGGTATCGACCACGGTAAACTGCAAGCCCGCAATCTCCGCATCGCCCATCCGCCGGTCGCGGGTCACGCCGGGTTGGTCATCGACCAGCGCAAGTTTCTTGCCCACTAGCCGATTGAACAGCGTGCTCTTCCCCACATTGGGGCGTCCGATAATGATGACAGTGGGTTTTTCGACGGGTTTCATTGGCTCAGCTTGCATGGATGTATCGCCGCCAAGTGGGCCTTTGCGGGCGAATTGGCAAGGTTTGTCACTATACCGCCCGAAACTGTCACGATCCGTAAAATCCGCAAACAGCGTAAACCCGGCATTAACCCTTCTCTAAAGGCACATATCAAGATTACCGGGTCATTAGGGGTAATTATGAATTGCCACCTTAAACCTTTTGTCGCTGCCGGAATTGCTCTGGCGAGTGTTTCACTTGTGTCGGCCCCCGCCCCATTGGCGGCGCAGAGTTCCTCTTATCTGCAATGTGTGCCTTATGCCCGCGAGCTTTCGGGCGTGGACATCTATGGCGATGCGCGCACATGGTGGGATCAGGCCGATGGCAAATATGCGCGCGGTCGCCGCCCTCAGGAGGGCGCTGTGATGGTGTTCAAACCGCATCGCAATATGCGCCTTGGCCATGTCGCCTATGTCAGCAAAATCGTCGATTCGCGCAAAGTGCTGCTCACCCATGCCAATTGGTCAGAGATCAACGGACGGCGCGGGCAGATTGAACGAAGCGTTCCGGCAATCGACGTATCGCCCAACAATGACTGGAGCGAAGTGCGCGTCTGGTATCACCCGATCCAAGGGTTGGGCCGCACGCATTGGCCGCTGCACGGCTTCATCTATGCAGACGAGATGTCCCAGCCACAGCCCGCCATGCCGCGCGTTCGCGGACCTGTCCGTGTACAGCCGAGCCGTGAGTTCGTGAATGCCTTTGCCCGGTTCAGCCGTTAGGGCTGCAAAGGCAAAAGCCGGGGCTAGCCCTTCTTGGCAACCGGCGGATTGTCACCGAGGTCTTCGAACCATGCTTCGACCGGGCCGTTCAGCTTCAAGGTAAGCGGTTGGCCACGACGGTCCACCGTCTTGCCGGCCTGTACCCGAACCCAGCCTTCTGAGATCGAGTATTCCTCAATATCGGTGCGCACGCGGTCTTTGAACCGAATGCCAACGCCGCGTTGAAGCACCTCGGCGTCGAAGGCGGGGTTGCTTGGATTTACCGACAAATGGTCGGGCGGAACGTCCGCTGGATTTGTTTGGTCACTCATGGGCCAGAGCCCATAATCGCCTCTTCATCGCGAAACAAGCGTGCTTAGTCGCAGCCAAGGCGCTTGCCCTTTTGTGTGGAGGGCTCTAGGGGGCCTGTTCTGACGCGCGCGGGAGGCCCTTTGGTTTTCCCGCGCGGCTTCGTTCGGATATGCGGGCGTGGCGAAATTGGTAGACGCGCCAGATTTAGGTTCTGGTATCGCAAGATGTGGGGGTTCGAGTCCCTTCGCCCGCACCAACTTCGCCCTTCGGCAGGTCCGGCGTTGAGATGAATTTTTCTGTTTTACAAAGGCATAAAGTACCACCTCATGGCAATTAAGCAGACCACTAACGAAGGCCTCAAGCGCGGTTACGAGATCACGCTCACCGCCGCTGAAATCGCCGCGAAGATCGAAGCTGAGATCAAAAAGATCGCGCCGCAGGTGAAGATGCCAGGCTTCCGCCCCGGCAAAGTGCCAGCGAATCTCGTCAAGAAAATGCACGGTGAGCAAATCCACGGCCAAACGGTCAATGATATGATTCGCGAATCGGTCGATGGCCTCATTGCTGATGAAAACCTGCGTCCAGCCATGCAGCCAGCGGTTTCGCTTGGCGAGGGCTATGAAGAAGGCAAGGATGCCGTCATCACGGTTGAGCTTGAAGTGCTTCCAGAGGTTGAAGCACCAAGCACTGAAGGCCTCAAGCTTGAAAAGCTGACCGTTCCAGTCAGCGACGAAGCGCTTGAAGAGGCGATTGCCAACATTGCGGGCTCGAACAAGAGTTATAAGGATGCCGCCAAGACCAAAAAGGCGGCTGAAGGCAACCAGCTGATCATCGACTTTGTCGGTAAGCTTGATGGTGAAGAGTTTGAAGGCGGCAAAGCTGAAGATGCACCACTGGTGATCGGTTCCGGCGCATTCATTCCCGGTTTTGAAGAGCAGCTTGTTGGCGTGAAGACAGGTGATGAGAAAACCATCACTGTGACCTTCCCCGAAGATTATCAGGCCGAACATCTCGCCGGTAAAGAGGCGACTTTTGACGTGACGGTTAAGGCTGTGAAGGTCGAAACCGAAACCAAGATCGACGACGAGTTCGCCAAGAACCTCGGCCTCGACAGCCTCGATAAGCTCAAAGAAATCATGACGGGTCAGCTTGAACAGCAGACCGCAGGGCTCACCCGCACTCAAATGAAGCGCCAGTTGCTCGATCAACTTGCCGCTGGTCACGACTTTGAAGTGCCAAGCCAGATGGTAGAGGCCGAGTTCGAACAAATCTGGGCTCAGCTGCAACAAGAAGCGGCCAAGGAAGAAGATCCCGAAGCAGCGATCAAAGAGATCGAAGCTGAAAAGGACGATTACAAGGCGATCGCAGAGCGCCGCGTGCGTTTGGGCCTTCTCCTTTCCGAAATCGGTCAGGCGAACAATGTCGAAGTGACCGCGCAGGAAATGCAAATGCTGATCCAGCAGGCGGCACAGCAATATCGCCAGGAAGATCGTGAGCGTTTCGTTCAGTACATTCAGCAAGACCCAATGGCCGCCGCTCAACTGCGTGCACCGCTTTATGAAGACAAGGTCGTCGACTTCCTCTTCGACAAGGCCGAAGTGACCGAGCGCGAAGTGACGCTTGAAGAGCTTCAGGCTGCGATTGAAGCGGACGAAGAGGCTGAGGCTGAAAAGGCTAAGAAAGCCCCTGCCAAGAAGAAGGCTCCGGCCAAGAAAGCGGCTGCGAAAAAGGCTCCTGCCAAGAAGACAGCAGCCAAGTCTGACGAGAAGGAAGAGGCGAAGAAAGCCCCCGCCAAGAAGCCAGCTGCTAAGAAAGCACCCGCAAAGAAGGCACCGGCCAAAAAGCCAGCGGCTAAAAAGGCTCCTGCTAAGAAAGCCGCTGATAAGAAGTAAGCTTTCAGCCTAGAGTTATAGAATTGCTAGAAGCCCCGCCCGGGAATTCCTTGGGCGGGGCTTTTTCTTATCAGTCTTCGGCTGACCAACGCTTGAAGCTTGGGGTAGGCAGCTCAGCGCTGCGCGCCCGCTCGTAAGCCGCGCCCACCTTCAACACCTCATGATCAGCCCATTTCGCGCCGAAAAAGCTGATCCCGACTGGCAGACGCTCAACCTCACCCATTGGCACGGTCAAATGCGGATAGCCCGCGACCGCTGCGGGCGTTCCAAAGCCGATTGAGCCGTTGAATTGATCGCCCAGCACGAGGTCGCTCATCCACGCAGGGCCTCTTGTAGGAGCGGTGAGGAACTGCACATTGTGCGTCGCCAATAAGTGATCAAGCGTCTCTTCCCCTGCAATTCGTAGGGCCTTGGCGCGCGCTTCCTCGTAAGCTTTGCGGTCGGTGGTTGTTTCAGCAAGCTCGAACAGGCCTTGATCAAACCAGCGCATTTCCGCCTCGCTGCTTCTGTTAAAGGCGATGAGGTCAGCGAGGCTTCGTGGTGTGTCTGCCCCGTCAATCTCCGGGATGGAGGCCAAGTATTTGCCCATCTCTTTGCGCAGTTCGTACATCAGCACGGTAAAGCTCGCGTCCCAAATTTCCTCGTTCATCTCGAACTCAATATCGACCAGCTCCGCGCCCGCTGCCTCAAGGTCGGCCAGCGCCGTTTCAAACACGCGTGCGACCCGCGCATCATTGCCGATCTGACTGCGCATCACTCCGATCCGCACGCCTTTAAGCGAAAAATCGGCAAGCCCTGCGGTGTAGTCGCTGACCCGAACCGCCTCCAAAGTGGCGGCATCGGCCTCGTCCTCTCCTGCAATCGCGGTTAGCAGAAGGGCAGCGTCGTGCACTGTCTTGGCCATGGGGCCGGCGGTATCCTGCGTCGAAGAAATCGGCACCACATGGGTTCTGCTGACGATGCCAACGCTGGGCTTGAAACCGACCACTCCATTTATGCTCGCAGGGCAGGTGATTGAGCCATTTGTCTCCGTCCCAATCGCGGCCCAGGCAAAGCCGGCCGCAACTGCCGCGCCGCTTCCTGACGAAGAACCGCAAGAATTGCGGTCGATAGCGTGAGGATTGCGAGTGAGGCCGCCAATCGCGCTCCACCCGCTGGTGGAATCATCGGAGCGGATGTTGGCCCATTCGCTAAGGTTCGTCTTGCCCAGCACAACACCGCCTGCAGCGCGCAGATTTGCGATCAAAGGTGCATCGCGGCCGGTCATATTGTCCTTTAGCGCAAGGCTGCCGGCGGTGGTGGGCAATTCGCGCGTTTCGATATTGTCCTTCACCAAAACCGTGCGTGCATCGAGTGGCAATCCGCGCCGCTGCAATTGGCGGACCTGTCTTGTGATATCGGGTGCCAGCGCGATGACCGAATTGATACCGTCCGGCCCGCCGTCAAGCGTGACAATACGGTAGATTTGTCCGACCGCGCGCCCTTCCGCCATAGTGGTCGCGGGCTCCACCCCCGGTGGCAAGTCAATGCGCTGCGGCGTGATCTCTATCGTTGGCGCAGGCTTGCGTAATGGTTCTGATTTCGCGGTCAGCGGTGTCGACGGTAGAGCGATGGCCGCAATGCTTGCAGCGAGTAGCAGGGAACTGCGTGATTTCATGGCTCAATTGTTTGCACTTTTGCCTCTTTTTCCCAAGAGGAAAGTTAATGCCCTTGAACAATGCGCCCGCGCGTCCGACATAGGCGGCCTGGCCTTCTGGCAACATTTTGGATGAGGATTAAATTCGATGATCGACCTGTTTGGCAATTCTGGCGAAACTTTTGGCGCACAAGGTCAGTTTGGGCATGACCCGATCACTGGCGCATTGGTGCCGACGGTCGTCGAACAATCCAGCCGGGGTGAGCGCGCGTTTGACATCTTCTCACGCCTTCTGCGTGAGCGCATCGTCTTTGTAACAGGACAGGTTGAGGACAATATGGCCTCGCTCATCGTTGCGCAGCTGCTTTTCCTTGAGAGCGAAAACCCATCCAAGCCGATCAGTATGTACATCAATTCGCCCGGCGGTGTTGTGACCGCTGGGATGGCGATCCATGACACGATGCAATACATCAAGCCTAAGGTGTCGACCGTGTGCATCGGTCAGGCGGCCTCAATGGGCAGCTTCCTTTTGGCAGCTGGCGAACCCGGTATGCGCGTTGCTCTTCCCAATGCGCGGATCATGGTCCACCAGCCATCAGGCGGCGCGCGCGGCATGGCCTCGGACATCGAAATTCAGGCGCGCGAGATCTTGCGCATTCGCACCCGCTTGAATGACCTTTATGTGAAATACACCGGCCAATCGCTCGACGATATCGAAGCGGCTATGGACCGCGACACCTTCCTTGAGGCAGCAGAGGCCAAGAAGTTCGGTCTGGTCGATAAAGTTTTCGAAACGCGTCCTGAGGCTGGTGATGAAACCGGCGAGGGAAGCGTTGGGACCGATGAAAAGGGTTCAGGCGGCGCCCCTGAATAAGGTTTAAGCATGGCAGAGATTGTCGCCCCATTGCGGGACGATGACTGATTGCGTTTAATGCCCTGTGCACTTTTTGGCCGCTATTATCGGCATTGCGGACCAAAAATGCTGTCGTCATGTGTTGATTCATGTGGGCAGCTAGATACACTCACCGAATCCGTCCGGCCTTGTATCGTCAAGTCCGGCCCGGATTCGAGGAATAGTAGGAATGACCAAATTGAGCGGTACTGACAGCAAAAGCACCTTGTATTGCAGCTTCTGCGGCAAGTC from Erythrobacter sp. SCSIO 43205 includes these protein-coding regions:
- a CDS encoding SPOR domain-containing protein gives rise to the protein MARHSSRTSGPKLGLIMGSALASLALASCASSAPPAQVSFTKAENALAKGNVDKAVSHAEAAVLASPRDPEYRAILGSAYLEAGRFASAATAFGDAMELGDSRGRTVLSYALAKTAIGDNAAAVRELQARQNSVPRADLGLALALAGEAERGVQILIESIREGSTSPKSRQNLAYAYALAGNWRAARVMAAEDVPADQLDARLSDWAASARPEDHMLRVSTLLGLKPVNDAGQPQHLALANFPAFADTVAEVEQLASAEPAPVAAPKAAANPAPVKASAPAPRESEAMAMGLADYDGVTGGDRAPTPARAAAPAPAPSVAAVAPKPAARRFVSNEVVQATPKPAAAPAPRAAAPKPAPTRTAPTRTAQASAPKTGAADTHLIQLGAFNSREVAEAKWKEFQRRYPALRGHDAVFTEAEVNGRTFFRVAAAGFGARDARSVCGSVKRSGGGCFAYAKSSPPAGAVKSGVRVAAR
- a CDS encoding type II toxin-antitoxin system HicB family antitoxin, translated to MSDASFASLGPTLLARKGGAKPAMRPQVVPYPGMMSANEDQLEDLGWNDMGEGSDADEASASKPKRSAKKKSKGQRKAAAKASKPERRAAFTLRLDPDRHLKLRLAATMKGKSAQVLVTEALDQMLGEIADLDALARRMRPKAVRKG
- a CDS encoding ParA family protein, which codes for MRVLALASQKGGSGKTTLSGHLAVQAQRAGAGPVVLIDIDPQGSLADWWNEREAEYPAFAQTTVSRLANDLAILRQQGFKLAVIDTPPAITMAIQSVISVAELIVVPTRPSPHDLRAVGATVDLCERAGKPLVFVVNAATPKAKITSEAAVALSQHGTVAPITLHHRTDFAASMIDGRTVMEVEPDGRSSAEITALWKYISDRLEKNFRRTVFASPGAGPQVQPNGVQRPAGGFGRRVAQ
- a CDS encoding SPOR domain-containing protein, whose amino-acid sequence is MAHFNHTGPTRLRIFAGASALAAAVIAVPAAADVKQGVDAWSAGNYTQAVSEWQLPAENGDADALFNLAQAYRLGRGVPADINRARALYEQAAQRGHVKAADNFGLLLFQQGEQAKAMPLIKDASDRGDPRAQYVLGLAHFNADYADKDWVRAYALLTLANGKGLPQAATALQQMDQYVPMAQRQQAQSLARQLEQEAAQRRSAELAAIDLGQPAPATPSSIPAVASARASAPAPTPQPVFVEQAPQRAAPAQASYTPAPAPLPAPASSTPSATRTGKWRVQLGAFGVSSNADRLWAKLQSNPALSGTSKALVPGGNVTRLQAVGFYSRAEAQRACDALKRQGQGCLVKQP
- a CDS encoding DUF418 domain-containing protein, with the translated sequence MSSAQGPSAGPVTAKDRIETLDFVRGIAVMGILVANIVAFGQPFSAYTYPSAWIGGSGDPDGWLWIAQFVLIDGKMRVLFTLLFGAGVYLFMERAWGRGQTRWLQAWRLLILLAIGLIHFFFLWQGDILALYGMCGLGVLPLLKLSLKRMMGIGVTAYVVGALILGAIMAPLGFMADSPARGEAGMVEFQDALATGKAQTLEKDAALSKLKLEGSYGEIVAHKLSENTFDPFINAWLIVFECIPMMLIGMALYRMGFFSGGVPPSDLKKWGWIGLLIGALGNLAIALYVQGAGFSYYSTISAFFGLSPFPRAIMALGIAALLVAYSPAWSGWLAVRIRAAGRAAFTNYLGTSVVMVFLMHGWALGLYGELSRPELYLVVLACWAVMLAWSKPWLERYRYGPLEWLWRCLTYRQVFPLKR
- a CDS encoding bacterioferritin-associated ferredoxin; amino-acid sequence: MYTCICNAIRETDLRAAAVQSGGDAETVYATLGKRPNCGQCLEKAQKLIEEERALIASLDPQAKRCKEVAL
- the bfr gene encoding bacterioferritin; translation: MKGDPKVIEFLNKALTNELTAINQYWLHYRVLADWGVTKLAEYERHESIEEMQHADRLAERILFLNGLPNFQAIHNLKVGEDVKEILEADLALEMEAIPLLRDAAEYAKSVRDYTSEQIFEDILANEEEHVDFLETQFDMIEKMGIQNYVQLQSHPAGEGETKAGTN
- a CDS encoding DUF2721 domain-containing protein, whose product is MMFELLTASVASEILARTADTPRVLRAVELSLAPAFLLVGIGSIMNVMMARIIWIAGRIERLADSDKDNDDIAHASEVEWLRKRRRLVRVAIKFSTAAAVVISFVIAILFVSAYIEPRIGTVVAVLWVVTVALLITGLIYFFRETLLAADGPKIDARP